One window from the genome of Fulvivirga lutea encodes:
- a CDS encoding TonB-dependent receptor has translation MLKRVLFLLFIGLSGISLAQTGNISGSVIDTDTNEPLIGATILIKGTNKGSISDLNGQYLVKAVPAGKQTVLITYIGYEEVEQEIEVLADQTTEVPQVSMTSTVVGLKEVEIFASVVEDRKTPVAVSAINALEIDERFVGTDVADIVQNTPGVYTIQGAGGYGDQEVYIRGFDQSNIAFLVNGIPVNDMENGRMFWSNFAGLSEVTRQLQVQRGLGASKLAISSIGGTVNMITKPAERSEGGRIEYQTGTGSWNQRLRFTYNTGLLDGGWAVSFQGSRTTTDGGLAGLSSQEQGSVIPGAFTDAWSYYLSVSKKINDQHSLMFWGFGAPVNRGTAWVVDEATREKFNIDEPNASNSIGIYQGELFNHRQNKIHKPLMALTHFWDKDRNTSLTTSFYASFADVYSTQPVDQQESLFLNDRTPGNPELTGVNLINWDYLAQQNRADDRFREIQFPNGDFNTPLLEGYESRYFIESRHNNHKWYGLISNFKKSLGNLNLLGGVDLRYYRGQHFGRANNLIGGDFVLNRSERFDDDYNKLITSTVINAPDNAENIYGAVVREGDKYRYDYEGVVTWGALFAQAEYTINKTTVFATISGTQTSYKRIGYMWNARPAFNDNSLGESSTKSFLTYTAKIGASYRPTNRHQFFANAGRFTRPPFFDNAFIDSRYSNNYNPALKLEDVNSVEGGYTYNTSKIRASVNYYLTYWNNRTTTSAFNSGDNDAGGNPIDLIPGDLTPTIFNGLISRHEGVELDFKYNVTSSLELNGFVSYGDWKWDNNTTTTTTFVTESGNEQTATSQINLKGLSVGASAQTAVGIGAHYKGIRDTYIGARWNYFDRISVRYSPEDAETNPNNDEIPFVTADQINDAFPAYSTLQIYAGRYFDVSDKIRGRLSASVQNVLNEKYVRWSSYFSQQYQNAYGYPRTYTISLSFDF, from the coding sequence ATGTTAAAACGCGTACTCTTTTTATTATTTATAGGCTTAAGCGGAATATCCCTAGCACAAACGGGGAATATTTCAGGTAGTGTCATTGATACTGACACCAATGAGCCTCTTATTGGTGCAACCATTTTAATTAAAGGCACCAATAAAGGAAGTATCTCAGATTTAAATGGTCAATATCTTGTAAAGGCTGTACCTGCTGGCAAGCAAACGGTATTAATAACTTACATAGGTTATGAAGAAGTTGAACAGGAAATTGAGGTGCTAGCAGACCAAACAACCGAAGTGCCACAAGTTTCAATGACCTCTACGGTAGTAGGCTTAAAAGAAGTTGAGATTTTTGCCTCAGTAGTGGAAGACAGAAAAACACCTGTTGCCGTTTCGGCCATTAATGCCCTAGAGATTGACGAACGATTTGTAGGAACAGACGTAGCTGATATTGTTCAGAATACCCCAGGCGTTTATACAATTCAAGGTGCCGGAGGTTATGGTGATCAAGAGGTTTATATTAGGGGCTTTGACCAATCGAATATTGCATTTCTTGTGAATGGAATCCCTGTTAACGATATGGAAAACGGCCGAATGTTTTGGTCGAACTTCGCAGGTTTAAGTGAAGTTACTAGACAACTTCAGGTGCAAAGAGGATTGGGTGCTTCTAAATTGGCCATTAGTTCAATTGGTGGTACAGTAAATATGATAACCAAACCTGCTGAAAGAAGTGAAGGTGGTAGGATTGAATATCAGACAGGTACTGGTTCATGGAATCAACGTTTACGATTTACTTATAACACTGGTTTGTTAGATGGTGGTTGGGCCGTTAGTTTTCAAGGCTCAAGAACAACAACAGATGGTGGATTAGCTGGCTTATCATCGCAAGAGCAAGGCAGTGTTATTCCTGGCGCATTTACAGATGCTTGGTCATATTACCTATCAGTGTCTAAAAAGATAAATGATCAACATTCATTAATGTTTTGGGGCTTTGGTGCCCCAGTGAACAGAGGTACTGCATGGGTAGTTGATGAAGCTACAAGAGAAAAGTTTAACATAGATGAACCTAATGCAAGTAATTCAATTGGAATCTATCAAGGTGAGTTGTTTAACCATCGCCAAAATAAAATACATAAGCCATTAATGGCATTGACACATTTCTGGGATAAGGATAGAAACACATCTTTAACCACATCTTTTTATGCATCATTTGCCGATGTATATTCTACTCAACCTGTTGATCAGCAAGAAAGCTTGTTTCTAAATGATCGAACACCAGGCAACCCTGAGCTTACAGGTGTTAACTTGATAAATTGGGATTATCTGGCTCAACAAAATAGAGCAGATGATAGATTTAGAGAAATTCAGTTTCCTAATGGAGATTTTAATACACCATTGTTAGAGGGTTACGAATCACGGTATTTTATAGAATCACGACATAATAATCATAAATGGTATGGGCTTATTTCAAACTTTAAGAAAAGTTTGGGCAATTTAAATCTTCTGGGTGGGGTTGACTTAAGATATTATCGCGGTCAGCACTTTGGAAGAGCCAATAATTTAATTGGAGGTGACTTTGTTTTGAATAGAAGTGAGCGTTTTGATGATGATTATAACAAACTTATTACAAGCACTGTGATCAACGCACCTGATAATGCAGAAAACATATATGGAGCAGTTGTTCGTGAAGGGGATAAATACAGATATGATTATGAAGGAGTTGTAACATGGGGAGCATTATTTGCACAAGCAGAATATACAATAAATAAAACTACCGTTTTCGCGACTATCTCAGGTACTCAAACTAGTTATAAAAGAATAGGTTATATGTGGAATGCAAGACCTGCCTTCAATGATAACTCATTGGGCGAATCGTCTACAAAATCTTTTTTAACTTATACAGCAAAGATTGGAGCATCATATAGGCCAACTAATAGACATCAATTCTTTGCAAATGCAGGAAGGTTTACAAGACCTCCATTTTTTGATAATGCATTTATAGATTCGAGATATAGTAATAATTACAACCCAGCGTTGAAGTTAGAAGATGTTAATTCTGTAGAGGGTGGTTATACTTACAATACAAGTAAAATTAGAGCAAGTGTTAATTATTATTTGACGTATTGGAATAATAGAACGACAACTTCTGCTTTTAATAGTGGTGATAATGACGCTGGTGGAAACCCTATTGATCTAATACCTGGTGATTTAACACCTACCATTTTCAATGGTTTGATTTCAAGGCATGAAGGAGTAGAGCTAGATTTTAAATACAATGTGACATCTAGCCTCGAACTAAACGGCTTCGTTTCTTATGGAGATTGGAAATGGGATAATAATACAACTACAACTACAACATTTGTAACAGAAAGTGGAAATGAGCAGACTGCAACATCACAAATTAATCTAAAAGGTTTATCAGTAGGTGCATCAGCACAAACTGCAGTTGGTATAGGAGCGCACTACAAAGGAATTAGAGATACATACATTGGTGCTCGTTGGAATTATTTCGATCGTATATCAGTAAGGTATTCCCCGGAAGATGCTGAAACTAATCCGAATAACGATGAAATTCCTTTTGTTACTGCGGATCAAATTAATGATGCATTTCCTGCTTACAGTACATTGCAAATATATGCTGGTAGATATTTTGACGTATCAGATAAAATAAGAGGTAGATTATCTGCAAGTGTGCAAAATGTATTAAATGAAAAGTATGTTAGATGGTCGAGCTATTTCAGTCAGCAATATCAAAATGCATACGGCTACCCTAGGACATACACTATAAGTTTAAGTTTTGATTTTTAA
- a CDS encoding choice-of-anchor J domain-containing protein: MKKYILLAIISTVVFFIGCDEEDILDQSTVSYYPRVGTVVDEPEVGDTLDITVTLELSTRLQNASSAFISSQSLNVAYGQGFITEPEPVNGKIAVVFNEDETESSFKIRVFNNEQLTAATTINFIIDSFNGGINSAGQKKYTLKLSDIDEGGCNQFDQGTVLRNYTFGDCNRFATPDGFVELFAEGAKTDRGWGCDDGGVNASAFGGSAGSDDAYLIIEEPFNLDEIGNVLISFSLLSEFDGEGTVDLVYSPNYNGSEDPNEDGTVWISLKDVREQLPGDGSNTLVQVFSAPCIDKGSSVYFGFRYYDAPASDPASWLIDDLVFMKDDGEEPILFTEFSVPFEDNLDACNDFAIPGNFIQLRVPGSKSDRGWYCDGNGDGGSQALKAFASGGAAGAIDAWLISRIPFDFSDLTKAFTNFDIKVNSEGDGQLNVLWSENYSGTGDPSSFFTAENAIAVTLPSASSTFTNIEVDLTEAAGKVVYLAWQFKGATSANSVDFNLDNIAVTPQTTILTGLLTEDFNVCNELNSFSEFSVSGAQSWDCTNFGRDDSTGAQMSGFSGGAQDNEDWLISPSFVPAGTSTLIFDARTAFNGPAMEVKISTNYGGSGDPSTATWTDLSVTLPAESSDTWTTVDGISLNAFNGQTVHVAFVYYSSTADGAARWTLDNVVVTE, encoded by the coding sequence ATGAAGAAGTATATACTATTAGCTATAATTTCGACTGTCGTATTTTTTATAGGGTGCGATGAAGAAGATATACTAGATCAATCAACAGTATCTTATTATCCAAGAGTTGGAACTGTAGTAGATGAACCGGAAGTTGGCGACACATTAGACATAACAGTTACCCTTGAACTTAGTACGAGGTTGCAAAATGCATCTTCCGCATTTATTAGCAGTCAATCTTTGAATGTTGCTTATGGTCAGGGTTTTATAACCGAACCAGAACCAGTTAATGGAAAAATTGCTGTTGTATTTAATGAAGACGAGACCGAAAGTAGTTTTAAGATTAGAGTATTTAATAATGAGCAACTGACAGCAGCAACTACAATTAACTTTATCATTGACTCTTTTAATGGAGGTATTAATTCTGCTGGTCAGAAAAAATATACCCTAAAGTTATCTGATATTGACGAAGGAGGATGCAATCAATTTGATCAAGGAACTGTTTTGAGAAATTATACATTTGGCGATTGTAACAGATTTGCTACTCCTGATGGTTTTGTTGAACTATTTGCAGAAGGTGCTAAAACGGATAGAGGCTGGGGCTGCGATGATGGTGGAGTCAACGCAAGTGCATTTGGAGGATCTGCAGGTTCTGATGATGCATATTTAATAATTGAAGAACCATTTAATCTGGATGAAATAGGAAATGTACTTATTAGCTTTTCACTTTTGTCAGAATTTGATGGTGAAGGAACTGTAGACTTAGTTTATAGCCCTAATTATAACGGTTCTGAAGATCCCAATGAGGATGGAACAGTATGGATTAGTTTGAAAGATGTGAGGGAGCAACTCCCAGGAGATGGTTCAAACACGTTAGTGCAAGTATTTTCGGCACCATGCATTGATAAAGGTAGTAGTGTATATTTTGGTTTTAGATACTATGATGCACCTGCTAGTGATCCCGCTTCATGGTTGATTGATGATTTGGTTTTCATGAAAGATGATGGAGAAGAGCCCATTTTATTTACAGAATTCTCTGTTCCGTTCGAAGACAATTTGGATGCATGTAATGATTTTGCCATACCAGGTAACTTTATTCAGTTGAGAGTTCCTGGATCTAAAAGTGATAGAGGATGGTATTGTGATGGAAATGGAGACGGTGGCTCTCAAGCGCTAAAGGCATTTGCTAGTGGCGGGGCAGCTGGTGCTATAGATGCTTGGTTAATTTCTAGAATTCCATTTGATTTCAGTGATTTGACAAAGGCTTTTACCAATTTCGATATAAAAGTTAATTCAGAGGGCGATGGCCAATTGAATGTTCTTTGGTCTGAAAATTATTCAGGCACAGGTGACCCTAGCTCATTTTTTACTGCAGAAAATGCAATTGCCGTAACTTTGCCATCAGCGTCATCAACATTTACCAATATTGAAGTGGATTTAACCGAGGCAGCAGGAAAAGTAGTGTATTTAGCATGGCAGTTTAAAGGGGCTACAAGTGCAAATTCAGTAGACTTCAATTTGGATAATATTGCTGTAACTCCACAAACTACAATTCTAACGGGGTTATTAACAGAGGATTTTAATGTGTGTAATGAATTAAATTCATTTTCTGAGTTTAGTGTTTCTGGAGCACAATCTTGGGATTGTACTAATTTCGGTCGAGATGACTCAACAGGAGCTCAAATGAGTGGGTTTAGTGGTGGCGCTCAAGATAATGAAGATTGGTTAATATCTCCATCATTTGTGCCTGCAGGAACTTCAACATTGATTTTCGATGCGCGTACAGCATTTAACGGACCCGCTATGGAAGTTAAAATATCAACAAACTACGGGGGTAGTGGTGACCCCAGTACAGCGACATGGACCGACCTATCGGTGACTTTGCCAGCGGAATCATCTGATACATGGACAACAGTTGATGGTATAAGCTTAAATGCTTTTAATGGACAAACTGTTCATGTAGCATTTGTATATTATTCTTCGACCGCTGATGGAGCTGCAAGGTGGACTTTGGATAATGTTGTGGTTACAGAATAA
- a CDS encoding M56 family metallopeptidase: protein MMNNLINYFIEANICLLIFGILYFLFFKNETDFKFRRNYLLVATMSTLIVPLFKFGALNEQYTFVQTIQTTVLPEIVIGSEVSSDSSYAGTWITYLKYGYLIVSVILLQIFAFQLAQVCWFYFSTSTDKTKKDGFTLVYTNGTLPTFTFFKILFFDNSVSLNSNEKNRITAHELVHIKQNHSLDIILIELAKIVLWINPISWLFRNEIQDVHEYLADDAVTSEEDTDKYKQLLAKMALAQAHLSIGHHFSKSKTLKRIEMINTIKQKVNKWKAVAIMPLIVIMAVVISCNDEIYKDVDNVMQTASQTEVPLSLQPTFNELKQKYTGAELAYIETPGTTHHSLSNLKDLDPNSIVHIEVFKKEEKIGVIFNKNGTFETLEAQLQEGDIYTIVDQPAMPEGGFDAYYKEIAQALRYPEEAKKAGIQGKVYVQFVVNETGSVEEVQVVKGIGEACDMAAANAVKVAGKWSAPMKDGKAVKQRIILPITFKLDDVDETKSPNKKDKFVEIEEV from the coding sequence ATGATGAATAATCTAATTAACTATTTTATTGAGGCCAATATCTGCCTTTTGATTTTTGGAATACTGTACTTTTTATTCTTTAAAAACGAAACTGACTTTAAGTTTAGAAGAAACTATCTACTAGTTGCAACAATGAGTACTCTTATAGTTCCGCTCTTTAAATTTGGCGCATTAAATGAGCAGTACACTTTTGTTCAGACAATTCAGACAACCGTTTTACCAGAAATCGTTATAGGCTCTGAAGTATCATCAGATTCATCATACGCAGGAACTTGGATTACTTATTTAAAGTATGGGTATTTGATTGTCAGCGTTATTTTACTTCAAATCTTTGCTTTTCAATTAGCGCAGGTATGCTGGTTCTATTTTTCAACTAGTACAGATAAGACAAAAAAAGATGGTTTCACATTGGTTTACACTAATGGTACATTACCCACTTTCACCTTCTTCAAAATTCTCTTTTTTGATAATAGTGTATCGCTGAATAGCAATGAAAAAAATAGAATTACAGCACATGAATTAGTACATATTAAACAGAACCATTCGTTGGATATTATACTAATTGAGCTCGCTAAAATAGTCTTGTGGATCAACCCAATTTCTTGGCTTTTTAGGAATGAAATACAGGATGTACATGAATATCTGGCGGACGATGCCGTTACATCCGAAGAAGACACGGATAAATACAAACAATTATTGGCAAAAATGGCTTTAGCGCAAGCTCACCTTTCTATTGGCCATCACTTTAGTAAATCAAAAACCCTAAAAAGAATTGAAATGATTAATACAATTAAACAAAAAGTAAATAAATGGAAAGCAGTGGCAATAATGCCTTTAATCGTAATAATGGCAGTCGTTATTAGCTGCAATGATGAAATTTATAAGGATGTAGATAATGTAATGCAAACAGCCTCTCAGACGGAAGTTCCTCTATCACTTCAGCCTACATTTAACGAATTAAAACAAAAATACACTGGAGCTGAATTAGCTTATATCGAAACACCAGGCACTACTCATCATTCTTTATCTAATTTAAAAGACCTTGATCCAAATAGCATTGTGCATATCGAGGTCTTTAAAAAAGAGGAAAAGATCGGTGTAATCTTTAACAAAAATGGCACATTTGAAACTTTAGAAGCCCAATTACAAGAAGGTGATATTTACACCATAGTTGACCAACCAGCTATGCCAGAAGGTGGTTTTGATGCGTATTATAAGGAAATAGCCCAAGCACTTAGATATCCTGAAGAAGCCAAAAAAGCAGGCATACAAGGAAAGGTGTACGTGCAATTTGTTGTGAACGAGACAGGAAGCGTTGAAGAAGTTCAAGTGGTAAAAGGTATTGGCGAAGCATGTGATATGGCAGCAGCTAACGCGGTAAAAGTTGCAGGAAAATGGAGTGCTCCCATGAAGGATGGTAAAGCAGTAAAACAACGTATCATTCTTCCTATTACGTTTAAACTAGATGATGTTGATGAAACTAAATCACCCAATAAAAAAGATAAATTTGTAGAGATTGAAGAGGTTTAA
- a CDS encoding BlaI/MecI/CopY family transcriptional regulator — protein sequence MRELTRAEEQIMQVLWKLKKAFVKDIIEKLPEPKPAYNTVSTIVRILEQKGFIGHQAYGKTHEYYPLIQKDKYSKFYLNNFLGGYFGGSFQNLVSFFAKENDLDVTEVEKLLNEVKSDIKTQNDE from the coding sequence ATGAGAGAACTTACAAGAGCTGAAGAACAGATAATGCAGGTGCTTTGGAAACTCAAAAAAGCATTTGTAAAAGACATCATTGAGAAGCTTCCGGAACCTAAACCAGCGTACAATACCGTTTCTACTATTGTGAGAATTTTAGAACAGAAAGGTTTTATTGGTCATCAGGCTTATGGTAAAACCCATGAATATTATCCTCTAATTCAAAAAGACAAGTACAGTAAATTCTATTTGAATAACTTTTTAGGCGGATATTTCGGTGGTTCATTTCAAAACCTTGTTTCCTTCTTCGCAAAAGAAAATGATTTAGATGTAACAGAAGTAGAAAAACTTCTCAACGAAGTGAAATCTGATATAAAAACCCAAAATGATGAATAA